Genomic DNA from Felis catus isolate Fca126 chromosome E3, F.catus_Fca126_mat1.0, whole genome shotgun sequence:
GGCTTCTTTGCGACCCAGGAAGGACGCCGACCCGGCAGCCTACCGCATCCATGCTGGGGACGTGTACCTGTACGGGGGGAGGACGCTGCTGAATGTGACCCGCGTCATCGTCCACCCCGACTACATCGACGCCCATCTGGGTGCGGACGTGGCCCTGCTCCAGCTGTCACACTCTGTGAAATACACGGCTAACGTCAGGCCTGTCAAGCTCCCGTCGGCCCTGCTTGAAGTCACCCCAGAGGACGAGTGCTGGGTGACCGGCTGGGGCACCATCATGGTGCACCGTGTGTACGGGGTGGGGTTAGGGAGGGGTTCGGGGCCGCGCGAGGCATTTCCCGACCTGGCCACACGGAGAAGTCCTGGCGGGTGGGCGGCTGCAGGTTCTGGAAAGGAATCGCCTTCcgacaccctcccccaccccaccccgtgtgCGCCCCAATCGGGAGATCCGATCCCAGAGGCTGGAGGGTCCCTGAAGCACAACTGAGCTCGGGACCCAAAACTGTGATGAGGAAATtcatattcttagtttttttccaACTTATAGGAAGACATTGGGGGGGCGGGCAGAAACcgtcactccccccccccccccccattttctttcCGGTCCTTCGAACTAAAGGCAGAATCCACCTTCCGGGTGTTAGGAATTTAGAGGGAGATGGGAACCCTGCACCCTGGGGTCCCCACGGTAGCGATCTGTGTGGGAACCCAGGCTCGCGGCCAACAGCGGGGGCCACGCTCCAGCCTCCGGTCACGTCTCTCCCCCAGAGTGGCTGCCTCCACCCTACCGTCTGCAGGAGGTGGCGGTGAGCCTGGTGGAGAACGCCGTCTGTGACCAGCAGTACCACAACGCCACCAGGTACCGCTTGGCAGGCAGGAAGATCATCCAGGACGACATGCTGTGTGCGGGGACCGAGGGCCGGGACTCCTGCCAGGTGAGTCCCAGCCCATCCGGGCCCCCACCCCGTGCTGGAGGCCAGCCGGGGCTCAGTGctgtctcttcttcctcaggGCGACTCCGGAGGCCCTCTGGTGTGCAAGACAACGGGTGCTTGGCACTTGGTGGGAGTGGTCAGCTGGGGCGACTGGTGTGCGGTGAGAAACCGTCCCGGGGTCTACGCTCGCGTCCAGACGTACGTGCCCTGGATCACGCAGCAAATCGGGAGGGGCCTCTGACCAGGGCCTGCTGGCCGTCCGCCCGGCTGGGCCCGGAGGAGCGAACCTTCCTCCCCCCAGAGCCTGCTGCTTCAGCCTCTGCGCCCCCGTCCCTGGCCTGGGCTCCGCCTTCGCTTCTGGCCTCCTCAGTGTCCGGGACTTCCCTGACTGCTGGGGGAAGGAGCAAGAAGATGCCAGGGGGCGGGCGGGAAGTCCCTGGGGCCCAGGGTGCCTCGCTGTGCTGTCTGTCAAATTAAAGAGCTTGAGGAATGACCAGAGTGCGGTCAGTCTTTGTGGAGTGGGCTCTCCGTGGGAGCGTGTCGGCCAGCCCCGAGGTACAGGGCGCCGCGGTGGGGCTGGTGTCCTGCCAGGCTTGGCAAGGGAGAGTGAGGATCTCAGGGTTGGCTCCACTCTGCGGCCACAGCCCCCAGCTCTGTCCTGCACCAGAGGCCACCACGTGGTTCCAACCttgcatccctccctccttccatcccccaTCTTTCCaaccatccatctgtccatcccacTTCTCTCGTAAGGCAAGGTCTGTTCTGGGAATTAACCAGTTGCCACGCAAAAGTGACCTGGATATGATGCCAATATGTCTTCTCCTCTAGGGACGTGCTTGCCCATCTGGGTACCTTCAGGTGAGGGTCCTCGCTGGCTCCCCATGGGGAGTTGGGTATGAGCTCCAGGTTGGGAGCCCCTGGTTGGGTATGAGTTCCAGGTGCTGGGCAGCAGCCGGGGAGAAATGCCCTGTAGGCAGCCGGGTGACGGGCTGGAGGCCACGGTGCCCCAGGGTCATGAAGTGTGTGCGCTGCAGGGTTAGGGGGTGCCCTGAGCCCATGTGCCAGGCCTGGGGTTGGGCAGGGAGGGCCCATTCACCTGCTGTGCAGAacggaggagggaggagggaggagggaggagctgaggggcagGTTCCGTGTCAGGCCCCACCTGCTCCTTCTGGGCACCTGCACCTATGGCTGTCCCCACCATTTGCGCCCCGTGGATGCTGCCCCCTGGACTAAGTGGCCGGCTCTGGGCCACACAGGCCACAGCAGGACCAGGGCGGCCCCAGGTGGCCTGCCTGTAAACCCACGTTTGTTTTTCCCCGTCACCCGGACAGGGGGGGGATGGGTGtcccccacctccaggaagccctccccggTTCCCGGGGGGCACACTGGCTCGTTCCTCTGTCCTCCAACTGTCGGGTCTTTGGGGCCACCCTGGAGGGTCCCAGCTCGAGGCCCAGAGTGAGCCAGGAGACAGTCAGGCCCTCATGACAGGCGTCTGTGCCAGCCCATGCTGCCCACGTCCCTGCCCCCGCGCCCATCTCAGGGTCCCGTGGTCTTCACCACAGATCAGATGGGCACAGCCCCCAGCTGCCCAGC
This window encodes:
- the LOC123382536 gene encoding serine protease 29-like codes for the protein MLWLLLLTPFFSGTCVAGSPASLPGNELVGIVGGHSAPQGKWPWQVSLKVYKYNWASWVHICGGSLIHPQWVLTAAHCIDRKDADPAAYRIHAGDVYLYGGRTLLNVTRVIVHPDYIDAHLGADVALLQLSHSVKYTANVRPVKLPSALLEVTPEDECWVTGWGTIMVHQWLPPPYRLQEVAVSLVENAVCDQQYHNATRYRLAGRKIIQDDMLCAGTEGRDSCQGDSGGPLVCKTTGAWHLVGVVSWGDWCAVRNRPGVYARVQTYVPWITQQIGRGL